The following is a genomic window from Nocardioides thalensis.
CTGGTGATCGTCGTCGGGTCGGCCAACTCCTCCAACTCGGTGCGGCTCGTCGAGGTCGCGCTCGAGGCGGGGGCGAAGTCGTCGTACCGCGTCGACGACGCCTCCGAGATCGACGAGGCCTGGCTCGACGGCGTCGAGACGGTCAGCGTGACCTCGGGCGCCTCGGTGCCCGACGACCTGGTGCAGGGCGTGCTCGGCTACCTCGCGGAGCGAGGCTACCCCGACGCCCGCGCCGTGCAGACCGCCGAGGAGACCCTCAGCTTCTCGCTGCCCAAGGAGCTCTACCGCGACCTGAGGGCCGCCGGCCGGGCCTGACCCGCCCAGACCACGTCCGATGGCGCGCTACCTCGACGTCCACCCCGACAACCCGCAGCCGCGGCTGCTGCAGCAGGTCGTCGACGCGCTCCACGACGACGCCCTGATCGCCTACCCGACCGACTCCGGCTACGCGCTCGGCTGCCGGGTGGGCAACCGTGACGGCCGCGACCGGATCCTCAAGATCCGCGGGCTCGACGACCGCCACCACTTCACGCTGGTGTGCCGCGACTTCAGCCAGCTGGGCCAGCTGGTCCACGTCGACAACGCGGCGTTCCGGACGATCCGGTCGGTCACCCCGGGGCCCTACACGTTCATCCTGCCGGCGATGCCCGAGGTGCCGCGGCGCCTCATGCACCCCAAGAAGCGCACGGTCGGCGTCCGCATCCCCGACCACCCCCTCGTCCGCGACCTCCTCGACCTGCTGGGCGAGCCGCTGCTGTCGAGCTCGCTGATCCTGCCGGGCGAGACCGAGCCGCGCACGATGGGCTGGGAGATCAAGGAGGAGCTCGACCACGTCGTCGACATCGTGGTCGAGGCGGGGGAGACCCCCGCCGAGCCGACGACCGTGGTCGACTGGTCCGAGGGCGCCCCGGAGGTCATCCGGCGCGGTGCAGGAGATCCCGACCGGTTCTGACCCTTAGCGTCCGCCGACCTGGCGGCGTACGGCGAGCACGCCGAGGCAGAGCAGGTAGCCCGCCACCAACGCCACGCTGTGGGCCGAGAGGCCGGAGATCGTCGCCTGCACCGCCCCGTCGGCGGGGTGGGCGACGGTCTCGGGCTCGGTGATCGCGAGCAGCACGACCGCGCCCAGCATCGCCAGCGGCGGGAGCACGCCGACCGCGAAGAAGTCGGTGGGTCGTACGGCGAGGGCGGCGAACACGCACGCGGTGACGAAGGTCAGGTCGAACACCAGGCCCAGGGAGCGCGACAGCAGCACGTCGACGACGGTGGCGGTGAGCAGCACCGCCACCGTGAGCGAGGCCACCGCATGGCCAGGCTCACGGCCCTCCTCCCAGATCGTCGGCGCCCTGCCGGTGTGGGTGTTCATCGCCTCCCACGCTAGGTCTGTCCCGCAGCCCGATCGGAACGGCACGCCGGAAATGCTGGACAGGCGGTTTGTAAGTATGCTGAACTAACAAATGTGACCTGGCGCACCCCCACCGACCGCCCGCTGCGCGACCGGACCAAGCTGCACCGCGCCGACTCCCGCCGGCACCACCGCTCGATGCTGCTCCAGCACCTCTTCGCCGAGGGCCCGGCCAGCCGCGCCGACCTGGCCCGCAGCAGTGGCCTGACCCGGGTCACGGTCTCCGAGCTGGTCGCGGAGCTGCTCGAGGAGGGGATGGTCGCCGAGCTCGGCGCCCCGGTCGAGAGCCGGGTCGGCAAGCCGCCGCGTCTGGTCGGCCTGGTGCCCGACGCCAAGCACGTCCTCGCCATCGACCTCTCGGTCGACGACCAGGTCGTGGGCGCGGTGCTCACGCTCACCGGTGAGGTCGTCACGCGCGACGCCCGGCCGCTCGAGGGGCGGCGCGGCG
Proteins encoded in this region:
- a CDS encoding DUF6542 domain-containing protein, with the protein product MNTHTGRAPTIWEEGREPGHAVASLTVAVLLTATVVDVLLSRSLGLVFDLTFVTACVFAALAVRPTDFFAVGVLPPLAMLGAVVLLAITEPETVAHPADGAVQATISGLSAHSVALVAGYLLCLGVLAVRRQVGGR
- a CDS encoding L-threonylcarbamoyladenylate synthase, with the translated sequence MARYLDVHPDNPQPRLLQQVVDALHDDALIAYPTDSGYALGCRVGNRDGRDRILKIRGLDDRHHFTLVCRDFSQLGQLVHVDNAAFRTIRSVTPGPYTFILPAMPEVPRRLMHPKKRTVGVRIPDHPLVRDLLDLLGEPLLSSSLILPGETEPRTMGWEIKEELDHVVDIVVEAGETPAEPTTVVDWSEGAPEVIRRGAGDPDRF